From the Lathyrus oleraceus cultivar Zhongwan6 chromosome 4, CAAS_Psat_ZW6_1.0, whole genome shotgun sequence genome, one window contains:
- the LOC127076379 gene encoding mixed-amyrin synthase-like, translating to MWKLKIGDGGKDPNIFSTNNFVGRQTWEFDPDAGTCEEKAQVEAARQHFYDNRFKVKACSDLLWRFQILKEKKFKQTISSVKIEDEEDITDEKVVITLKRAVHHLSALQVCDGHWPAHFAGPLFLTPALVSAC from the exons ATGTGGAAGCTGAAGATAGGAGATGGTGGAAAAGATCCAAACATATTCAGCACAAATAATTTTGTAGGGAGACAGACATGGGAGTTTGATCCTGATGCTGGTACTTGTGAGGAGAAAGCTCAAGTTGAAGCTGCTCGCCAACATTTCTATGATAACCGTTTCAAGGTTAAGGCATGCAGTGATCTTCTTTGGCGCTTTCAG AttctaaaagaaaaaaaattcaaacagaCAATATCTAGTGTGAAGATAGAAGATGAAGAGGATATAACAGATGAAAAAGTGGTAATCACTTTGAAAAGGGCTGTACATCACCTATCAGCATTGCAAGTATGTGATGGCCATTGGCCAGCTCATTTTGCGGGTCCTCTATTTCTTACTCCTGCCTTGGTTAGTGCTTGTTAA
- the LOC127076380 gene encoding probable sphingolipid transporter spinster homolog 2 — MCIPGGYALGYVYGGLVGSHFGWRYAFWVEAILMLPFAILGFVMKPLQLKGFVPADSKKVSALETVTLGVQDAEASNGNNESHEPSK, encoded by the exons ATGTGTATACCAGGGGGATATGCACTTGGCTATGTCTATGGTGGTTTG GTTGGAAGTCATTTTGGTTGGCGTTATGCATTTTGGGTGGAGGCAATATTGATGCTTCCATTTGCTATTTTGGGATTTGTTATGAAGCCATTGCAGTTGAAAG GTTTTGTCCCCGCTGATTCAAAGAAAGTGTCGGCACTGGAGACAGTTACTTTGGGAGTTCAAG ATGCGGAGGCTTCAAACGGAAACAACGAATCACATGAACCTTCCAAGTGA